A genomic region of Exiguobacterium oxidotolerans JCM 12280 contains the following coding sequences:
- a CDS encoding DUF1272 domain-containing protein → MQATNCTRCAETFEEGQETYHCSHNCTYCADCTKTLNSICQNCGEKLIQVQQ, encoded by the coding sequence ATGCAGGCAACAAATTGCACCCGCTGTGCGGAGACATTTGAAGAAGGTCAGGAAACGTATCATTGTTCGCACAACTGTACATATTGTGCAGATTGTACGAAGACCCTCAATTCGATTTGTCAAAATTGCGGTGAAAAATTAATTCAAGTACAACAGTAA
- a CDS encoding Lrp/AsnC family transcriptional regulator, with amino-acid sequence MDEIDYAIIHALQADGRMSWTELGKTVGLSTPAVNERVKKLEDRGVIEGYRAVINPVAIEKTIMAILMFEQTRCAAFITFCKDHPDVVECHRLAGTFNFMVKLYTPSVETLEAFIDASMEYGKPSTWIRLSSPVAFKAFTVGDGVLL; translated from the coding sequence ATGGACGAAATTGATTACGCCATCATCCATGCGTTACAAGCGGACGGACGGATGTCCTGGACGGAACTCGGCAAAACGGTTGGTCTTTCAACCCCTGCCGTCAACGAGCGAGTAAAAAAACTTGAGGACCGTGGAGTCATCGAAGGATACCGCGCGGTCATCAATCCCGTCGCGATCGAAAAAACGATCATGGCGATTTTGATGTTCGAGCAGACACGCTGCGCGGCGTTCATCACGTTTTGTAAAGACCATCCGGATGTCGTCGAGTGCCACCGGCTTGCCGGGACGTTTAATTTCATGGTCAAACTGTACACGCCGTCGGTCGAAACACTGGAAGCGTTCATCGATGCTTCGATGGAATACGGAAAACCGTCGACCTGGATTCGTCTGTCATCGCCGGTCGCCTTTAAGGCGTTTACGGTCGGGGATGGAGTGTTGTTATGA
- a CDS encoding GNAT family N-acetyltransferase has translation MINKYGPRIKREHYVTPCIVEYKNQPIGYIQYYKIQETDLKKYELPNYQDIYGIDQFIGEPQLWGKGIGSIMIRKMVDYLLDDKGAAMVVLDVKKTNTRAISSYEKSGFKQIKELNNDSILMAGIKKRANELFVDGLRLFIFLVLVTYLTIPISQ, from the coding sequence GTGATCAACAAATATGGTCCTAGGATTAAAAGGGAACACTATGTCACGCCTTGTATTGTAGAGTACAAAAATCAACCAATCGGTTATATACAGTACTACAAGATTCAGGAAACTGATTTGAAAAAATATGAACTTCCAAATTATCAAGATATTTATGGGATAGATCAATTTATTGGAGAACCGCAATTATGGGGCAAAGGAATCGGTTCGATAATGATTCGAAAGATGGTGGATTATCTTTTGGATGACAAAGGTGCTGCAATGGTGGTATTGGACGTAAAAAAAACGAATACACGAGCAATTTCAAGTTATGAAAAGAGTGGTTTCAAACAAATCAAAGAGCTAAATAATGACTCGATTTTAATGGCAGGCATAAAAAAACGTGCGAATGAACTTTTTGTAGATGGCTTGAGATTGTTTATATTCCTTGTTCTAGTCACCTACCTCACTATTCCTATATCACAATAA
- a CDS encoding alpha/beta hydrolase, translated as MYTVNDSVLSIRTYPAKHQKHRNTICLYHGWGSSVTKYDEFARMLSGKGFTVIVPELILHDSRNALGAYFDQGIVEQHFWEIVFQSIEESDTLIKQLNIPKEDIIWLGVSMGGFIASGAAAKQQGSAGLININGSGSFLFAEQLLRSRDKRTTLSTSEEQRLRKYDPLSQEQVTPTLLLHGEDDEVIPIATQQHYVDSTNNDVTFLKYPNINHTVSDDMIADILNWLDEHF; from the coding sequence ATGTACACAGTAAATGATTCCGTTCTGTCGATTCGGACATATCCAGCCAAACATCAAAAACACCGTAACACGATCTGTTTGTATCATGGCTGGGGATCGAGTGTGACCAAATATGATGAATTCGCCCGAATGCTTTCCGGTAAAGGATTTACCGTCATTGTGCCGGAGCTGATTTTGCATGACAGCCGCAATGCGCTAGGTGCGTATTTTGACCAAGGAATCGTCGAACAGCACTTTTGGGAAATCGTGTTTCAAAGCATCGAAGAATCGGACACGCTCATCAAGCAGCTGAATATTCCGAAAGAGGACATCATTTGGCTCGGCGTCTCGATGGGAGGATTCATCGCGAGCGGTGCAGCGGCTAAACAACAGGGAAGCGCAGGATTGATTAACATCAACGGGTCCGGCTCCTTCCTCTTTGCGGAACAGCTTTTACGAAGCCGTGACAAAAGAACGACGTTGTCCACTTCAGAAGAACAACGCTTGAGAAAGTATGATCCCTTGTCGCAAGAACAGGTGACACCGACATTATTGTTACATGGAGAGGACGATGAGGTCATTCCGATTGCGACACAGCAGCATTATGTGGATTCAACTAACAATGATGTCACGTTCCTCAAATATCCAAACATCAACCATACCGTCTCAGATGACATGATTGCCGACATCTTGAACTGGTTGGATGAGCATTTTTAA
- a CDS encoding DUF2200 domain-containing protein: MTKHRLYTTAFSSVYPLYVKKAERKGRTKQEVDTIIRWLTGYSEQQLSTLSQDTTTFETFFAEAPDMQERRSLIKGVVCGVRVEYVEEPLMREIRYLDKLIDELAKGKTLEKILR, encoded by the coding sequence ATGACGAAACACCGGTTGTACACGACAGCGTTCTCAAGCGTCTATCCGCTTTACGTCAAAAAAGCGGAACGGAAAGGTCGGACAAAACAGGAAGTCGATACGATCATCCGTTGGTTGACCGGGTACTCGGAACAACAGCTCTCGACGTTATCGCAAGATACGACGACTTTCGAAACTTTTTTTGCGGAAGCACCAGACATGCAGGAACGGCGTTCACTCATTAAAGGTGTCGTCTGTGGTGTCCGGGTCGAATACGTCGAGGAGCCGTTAATGCGCGAAATCCGCTATCTCGACAAACTGATTGACGAGTTGGCAAAAGGAAAAACGCTCGAAAAAATCTTGCGGTAA
- a CDS encoding shikimate kinase, producing MRIQIIGGSGTGKSTLGKWIGQEEGIPWIDSDHYLWTDQTFTEKRTVDERYTLYDQDIKRHHQYVVSGSVFSWNPYGFPDRELLVFLTLDEETRMNRLIKREQARYPDFSGSNDFLDWCRTYLTETDPAKIGTLAEHQLQMLLSRSPVIRIDAAQSTDEMYNQIKEQHQKLCISS from the coding sequence ATGCGCATTCAAATCATCGGCGGTTCCGGCACCGGCAAAAGTACGCTTGGCAAGTGGATCGGGCAAGAAGAAGGGATACCTTGGATCGACAGCGATCACTACTTGTGGACGGATCAAACGTTCACCGAAAAGCGGACGGTCGACGAACGATATACTTTATATGATCAGGACATCAAACGGCACCACCAGTACGTTGTTTCCGGTTCCGTCTTTTCGTGGAACCCCTACGGCTTCCCGGACCGCGAGTTGCTCGTATTTTTAACGTTGGATGAAGAAACACGGATGAACCGGTTAATCAAACGGGAACAGGCACGCTATCCCGATTTTTCAGGTTCTAACGATTTCCTCGACTGGTGCAGGACATATTTGACGGAGACGGACCCTGCCAAGATTGGGACATTGGCAGAACATCAACTCCAAATGCTTCTTTCGAGATCACCCGTCATCCGGATCGATGCCGCACAATCGACGGACGAAATGTACAACCAAATCAAAGAGCAGCATCAGAAACTTTGTATATCGTCTTGA
- a CDS encoding VOC family protein — MKQIHHICIQTADYAASKTFYEALGFELVQESPDFHTRAFNSWLKLGDFYIELQTAKSGDALSPYTKQAAGPVHFALYVDDLAAEVARLEQLGVTFLPKNGGNIYFVVDGHLSKLKAPEGTIVELRDTFVIA, encoded by the coding sequence TTGAAACAAATTCATCACATCTGTATCCAAACGGCTGATTATGCAGCCTCTAAAACCTTTTATGAAGCACTTGGGTTCGAACTCGTCCAGGAATCTCCGGACTTTCACACCCGCGCGTTTAACAGTTGGCTTAAGCTCGGTGATTTTTACATCGAGCTGCAAACGGCAAAATCGGGTGACGCCTTGTCGCCTTATACGAAACAGGCCGCGGGACCCGTCCACTTCGCTTTATATGTTGACGATTTAGCGGCGGAAGTCGCACGGCTTGAACAGCTCGGCGTCACCTTCCTGCCGAAAAACGGTGGAAACATCTATTTCGTCGTCGACGGGCACCTCAGTAAATTAAAAGCACCGGAAGGAACGATTGTCGAACTGCGGGATACCTTCGTGATTGCCTGA
- a CDS encoding PspC domain-containing protein: MARTLQKSATDKSIQGVCGGLAEQLGLSSFAVRLIFIFIPLPVNLIIYMILANAMASPPRTL; encoded by the coding sequence ATGGCAAGAACATTACAGAAATCAGCGACGGACAAATCGATCCAGGGTGTCTGCGGCGGACTCGCGGAACAGCTTGGCTTGTCGTCATTCGCCGTCCGCTTAATTTTTATTTTTATCCCACTACCGGTCAACCTCATCATTTATATGATTCTTGCGAATGCGATGGCGAGTCCACCGCGGACGCTGTAA
- a CDS encoding VOC family protein has product MIKGLYEAHLPVRNLQQSIAFYEGLGLTLDHIVDDRLAFLWIVKEESWLGLWVADQVELDYHPSIRHIAFQVELEALTDAVNWLTARGYTPRKAFGFEPTEPFVMVLAHHAHAKIHVNDPDGNSLEFICPVANPHRITGTMYWSDWLHMNAQVEEETDETSNHL; this is encoded by the coding sequence ATGATTAAGGGACTATACGAAGCGCATCTCCCGGTCCGGAATTTACAACAGTCGATTGCCTTTTACGAAGGACTCGGGCTGACACTCGATCATATCGTCGACGACCGGTTGGCGTTCCTCTGGATCGTCAAAGAAGAAAGTTGGCTCGGCCTCTGGGTCGCGGATCAAGTCGAACTCGACTATCACCCGTCCATCCGGCATATCGCCTTCCAGGTCGAACTGGAAGCATTGACGGATGCCGTTAATTGGTTGACGGCGCGCGGTTACACACCACGAAAAGCGTTCGGGTTCGAACCGACGGAACCGTTCGTCATGGTACTGGCGCACCACGCGCACGCGAAGATCCATGTGAATGACCCGGACGGGAACAGTCTTGAATTCATCTGTCCGGTCGCCAATCCACACCGGATCACGGGTACGATGTACTGGAGCGACTGGTTACATATGAACGCTCAAGTAGAGGAGGAGACCGATGAAACAAGCAATCATCTTTGA
- a CDS encoding HAD hydrolase-like protein, which translates to MTILETLHAAGHELYVASNGLSAYLAAIVEQFALDRYLTGVYSIEDVDSLDKAELVRMIRTKHGLREGYVVGDRQSDFTAAKENGWPAIGCRFDFAQEVELATAEHVVDDLLTITQIV; encoded by the coding sequence GTGACGATACTGGAAACACTTCACGCGGCCGGACACGAGTTATATGTCGCGAGTAACGGACTTTCAGCGTATTTAGCGGCAATCGTCGAGCAGTTTGCGTTAGACCGTTACCTGACCGGGGTCTATAGCATCGAAGACGTCGATTCACTCGACAAAGCCGAACTCGTCCGGATGATTCGGACGAAACACGGACTACGGGAAGGTTACGTCGTCGGCGATCGGCAATCGGATTTTACGGCAGCAAAAGAAAACGGTTGGCCGGCAATCGGCTGCCGATTTGACTTTGCACAGGAAGTGGAGCTCGCGACGGCCGAACATGTCGTTGATGATTTGCTGACGATCACGCAAATCGTTTAA
- a CDS encoding DMT family transporter has product MLAIIIGLAIGIIVPVQTSVNTRLRGVVGSPFTASFISFSIGTVFLVLLTLIVEGDFTLNEALWTTEPRWIWFGGVLGVIFLTGNILLFPKLGGVQTVIMPIFGQVIMGLLIDHFGWFDSAVNRLSPTRLIGAVLVLLGVVGTVALGDWLAKRRQRGQQETKNLAEVNLTGWRLLGIVTGMMSAMQAAINGHLGSVLDSAIKGALISFVIGTLTLLLVLLLVRPKLQLDRTAPKPWWMFIGGLIGATFIAGNAFIVPLVGTGVAIIIVTIGLLTGSLLIDRFGWFGAARTPVTGVQILSLLVMIGGIVLIRL; this is encoded by the coding sequence ATGTTAGCAATTATCATTGGTTTAGCGATCGGCATCATCGTTCCGGTGCAGACGAGCGTCAACACACGGCTGCGTGGAGTTGTCGGATCACCGTTTACGGCATCCTTCATCTCGTTTAGTATCGGGACGGTCTTTTTAGTCCTCTTGACCCTGATCGTCGAAGGGGACTTCACATTGAACGAAGCCCTCTGGACGACGGAACCCCGCTGGATTTGGTTCGGTGGTGTTCTCGGGGTCATCTTCTTGACGGGAAACATTTTACTGTTTCCAAAACTGGGCGGTGTTCAGACGGTCATCATGCCCATCTTCGGACAAGTCATCATGGGGCTGTTGATTGACCATTTCGGATGGTTCGATTCAGCGGTCAACCGGTTGTCGCCGACCCGTTTAATCGGGGCCGTGCTCGTCCTGCTTGGTGTCGTCGGTACTGTCGCCTTAGGCGATTGGCTGGCGAAACGCCGGCAACGCGGACAACAGGAAACGAAGAACCTTGCGGAAGTCAACTTGACCGGTTGGCGTTTACTCGGCATCGTAACGGGGATGATGAGTGCGATGCAAGCAGCGATTAACGGGCATCTCGGAAGTGTCCTCGATTCGGCGATCAAAGGGGCATTGATTTCCTTCGTCATCGGGACGCTGACGCTTTTGCTTGTGTTGTTGCTCGTCCGACCGAAGCTCCAACTGGACCGGACGGCGCCAAAACCGTGGTGGATGTTCATCGGCGGTCTGATTGGTGCGACGTTCATTGCCGGGAATGCGTTCATCGTCCCGCTCGTCGGCACCGGCGTCGCCATCATCATCGTGACGATTGGTCTGTTGACGGGAAGTCTCTTGATTGACCGGTTCGGTTGGTTCGGGGCAGCACGGACGCCGGTTACCGGTGTTCAAATTCTCAGTTTGCTCGTGATGATCGGCGGAATTGTCCTGATCCGGCTATAA
- a CDS encoding ABC transporter permease subunit: MFLFTANSFVSEKEQHTLESLLFSPITIRDLFYGKLMISIASSYLISVVCFLINLLVINTLISVNGFSVSFPSTQWWVLLFLLLPILLLTTALINLLISTRVSTYQEAQNLSGIIILPFIGLIIGQISGLFFINTLFLILLSIGLLILNVFLLKLALRFGTRDQLFNSQMS; this comes from the coding sequence ATGTTCCTTTTCACTGCCAATAGTTTCGTCAGTGAAAAGGAACAGCATACATTAGAAAGCTTATTGTTTTCGCCAATCACCATCCGTGATTTGTTTTACGGCAAGCTGATGATCTCGATTGCGTCATCCTACCTGATTTCCGTCGTCTGCTTTTTAATAAATCTGCTCGTCATCAACACTTTGATTTCCGTCAATGGCTTTTCAGTCAGCTTTCCTTCGACCCAGTGGTGGGTATTACTCTTTCTGCTGTTACCGATTCTTTTATTGACGACGGCGTTAATAAATTTATTGATCTCGACACGGGTCAGTACGTACCAGGAAGCACAAAACTTGAGCGGTATCATCATCTTACCGTTCATCGGATTAATCATCGGTCAAATCAGCGGATTATTCTTTATCAATACGCTGTTCCTGATTCTGTTATCGATCGGTTTACTGATTCTAAACGTTTTCCTGTTAAAACTCGCGTTGCGCTTCGGGACACGCGACCAGCTGTTTAATTCCCAAATGTCATGA
- a CDS encoding ABC transporter ATP-binding protein: MLTLQNISKTFGDRLVLSDMSLTIPRGKVVGLIGPNGAGKTTLIRIMNGVISPTHGTVRYDDQPIEALRTKAGIVTESAGLYPDMTALENLTFYASLYGVRNKSHLLELLNQFDLAHVRDAYVHTFSTGMKKRLALAKAMLHDPEILFLDEPTNGLDPDGIRQVLDMIRSVNQTKGTTVIITSHLLYQLESVCDAYIFIEQGRFIDQGTLVDLLNRHQTSIRVRIRTNLPPDSARTMFETAVAPVAPDVIEVSFKDETCISPFLKQIIDQGYAVYECQIIDRDLEGVYFKLRGETK, translated from the coding sequence ATGCTAACATTACAAAACATTTCGAAAACGTTTGGTGATCGGCTTGTCTTATCAGATATGTCGCTTACGATTCCGCGGGGAAAAGTAGTCGGCTTGATTGGTCCGAACGGTGCCGGGAAAACAACACTGATTCGAATCATGAACGGTGTGATCTCCCCGACGCATGGCACGGTCCGTTATGATGATCAGCCGATTGAAGCCCTTCGTACGAAAGCTGGTATCGTCACCGAAAGTGCGGGGTTGTATCCTGATATGACGGCGCTTGAGAATTTAACTTTTTACGCATCTTTATATGGTGTCAGAAATAAAAGTCATTTGCTTGAGCTGTTGAACCAGTTCGACTTGGCCCATGTCCGCGATGCCTACGTCCATACGTTTAGTACTGGTATGAAAAAGCGACTCGCGCTCGCTAAAGCAATGCTGCATGACCCGGAAATTTTATTTTTGGATGAACCGACGAACGGACTGGACCCCGACGGCATTCGCCAGGTACTGGATATGATTCGGTCCGTGAATCAAACGAAGGGAACGACTGTCATCATCACGTCGCACCTCCTCTACCAATTGGAGAGTGTCTGTGACGCCTACATCTTCATCGAACAAGGGCGTTTCATCGATCAAGGGACACTCGTCGATTTATTGAACCGTCACCAAACTTCGATTCGCGTCAGAATCCGGACAAACCTTCCACCGGACTCCGCCCGCACGATGTTCGAAACGGCTGTTGCACCTGTTGCTCCTGACGTGATTGAAGTATCGTTTAAAGACGAAACGTGCATCAGTCCTTTTTTGAAACAAATCATCGATCAGGGCTACGCGGTGTATGAGTGTCAAATAATCGACCGTGATTTAGAAGGTGTCTATTTTAAGTTAAGGGGTGAAACGAAATGA
- a CDS encoding AAA family ATPase, producing MRRLLILTVGKTHTGKSTFARTLAEQLPNSLIIDQDHHAAFLNTHYPELVPSRGMNDVKHALTQFISSIATERTDAHLIVCNANLSRVNRLCLLNEQYPPTVFHRIIVFFDVSDATALNRIKQSDRRSVVIRGELTYETLIQKQVVEPPEADEADQLYVIRESNDVNSVIQQIKQRQSVE from the coding sequence ATGCGGCGTCTACTGATTTTAACGGTCGGTAAAACCCATACCGGAAAGTCAACCTTTGCACGTACGTTAGCGGAGCAACTCCCAAACAGCCTCATCATCGATCAAGATCACCATGCCGCTTTCTTGAACACCCATTATCCCGAACTTGTTCCTTCGCGCGGAATGAACGACGTAAAACATGCTTTGACTCAGTTCATCTCTTCGATCGCGACCGAACGAACCGATGCACATCTCATCGTCTGTAATGCGAACTTATCGCGGGTGAATCGCCTTTGCTTACTGAACGAACAATATCCACCGACTGTGTTTCACCGGATCATTGTCTTTTTTGACGTAAGCGACGCAACCGCCTTGAACCGGATAAAACAATCCGACCGGCGTTCCGTCGTGATCCGCGGGGAGCTTACATATGAAACACTTATACAGAAACAGGTAGTCGAACCTCCCGAAGCGGACGAAGCCGATCAACTCTATGTCATACGGGAATCGAATGATGTCAATTCTGTCATTCAACAAATTAAACAACGTCAATCCGTCGAATAA
- a CDS encoding creatininase family protein, with amino-acid sequence MISYRNSTREVAASETTIAIISVGATEQFGPYLPMHLDTLIAEKYAEAFGEALDAYVLPTLPFNTSEEHADQIGTVTVSPTVLMAMLEEIIVNLQRQGFTQFVLCNGHGGAYWEAAFVKQMNYKHQDIVLITADRHLAWEEALEEVGLAGLNERHAGLLSVSAAMWLCPELVQLKPMGSDVPASNIPYSDTVFWSQLTTDGCWGNFVPADYTREELTAIGETFWTSFISKRSEHLKETLAATRKLKLGI; translated from the coding sequence ATGATCAGTTATAGAAATAGTACGCGGGAAGTGGCCGCCAGTGAAACAACGATTGCGATAATTTCGGTTGGTGCGACGGAACAGTTTGGTCCTTACCTGCCGATGCACCTCGATACGTTGATTGCCGAAAAATATGCCGAGGCGTTCGGTGAAGCGCTAGATGCCTATGTGCTTCCAACGCTGCCTTTTAATACGTCGGAAGAACATGCCGACCAAATCGGTACCGTCACCGTCAGCCCGACCGTTCTGATGGCGATGCTCGAAGAAATCATCGTCAACCTGCAGCGGCAAGGTTTTACTCAATTTGTGTTATGCAACGGTCACGGGGGAGCTTACTGGGAAGCAGCCTTCGTCAAACAGATGAATTACAAACATCAAGACATCGTGTTAATTACGGCCGATCGTCACCTGGCGTGGGAAGAGGCTCTTGAGGAAGTAGGTCTAGCAGGACTGAACGAACGCCATGCCGGGCTGTTATCCGTCTCTGCCGCGATGTGGTTGTGTCCGGAACTCGTTCAATTGAAACCGATGGGAAGTGATGTGCCGGCGTCGAACATTCCATATTCCGATACTGTCTTTTGGAGTCAGTTAACGACAGACGGGTGCTGGGGAAATTTTGTCCCGGCGGACTATACCCGGGAAGAACTGACAGCGATCGGCGAGACCTTTTGGACAAGCTTCATCTCAAAACGGAGCGAACACTTAAAAGAGACGTTAGCGGCAACGCGTAAATTAAAATTAGGAATTTAA
- a CDS encoding MFS transporter, whose protein sequence is MYERTVNENHSFFRNRSFLSLWLASTCSFLALSTYLFAEQWYILRVLQQEAYLGIVLMLTLLPRIFLMLIGGVIADRFKKAMIMRFSSLFRLGFVIALLFVYQNDALGIIQLSLFAFLFGCIDAFFSPASSSLLPLLLSSEDLTRANAVVQTSNQLALLSGPLLGGILLTAYSFTLLFVVVGCFLSVTFLCSLFISERRVEHRRSTSATAELVEGVRYVFSEPYLRTILFILIIINFFFFGPLLMGIPLLVDGVLHGQALDLSYLQGAYQIGMLLGAAFIGLRNIKSQSIRLLLLLIGGLGIGLGTLGQITTVFQGVVLLLIMGLMSAVINVLLLTTIQATSQQPMMGRVMSLVNAASNGLVPLSYALISLSLYFHFTIAWILLCCGIMIVITACFFFIHSRNDR, encoded by the coding sequence ATGTATGAACGCACGGTGAATGAAAATCATTCCTTTTTTCGAAACCGCTCCTTTCTTAGTCTTTGGCTAGCGAGTACATGTTCTTTTCTTGCACTATCGACTTACCTCTTTGCTGAACAATGGTATATCTTACGTGTGTTGCAGCAAGAGGCTTACCTCGGTATCGTCCTGATGTTGACGCTTCTTCCACGAATTTTTCTTATGTTGATCGGCGGCGTGATTGCTGACCGCTTCAAAAAGGCGATGATCATGCGCTTTTCCAGTCTATTCCGGCTAGGTTTTGTCATCGCCCTTTTGTTTGTCTATCAAAATGATGCCTTAGGAATCATTCAGTTGTCACTGTTCGCCTTTCTATTCGGCTGTATCGATGCGTTTTTTTCACCTGCCAGCTCCTCACTCCTTCCGTTACTCCTGTCATCCGAAGACTTAACACGGGCAAATGCCGTTGTTCAAACGTCGAACCAACTCGCCTTATTGTCAGGCCCGCTTCTCGGCGGGATTCTTTTAACGGCCTACTCGTTTACTCTTTTATTTGTTGTCGTCGGCTGTTTTTTGTCCGTGACGTTCCTTTGCTCGTTATTCATTAGCGAACGCCGTGTTGAACACCGACGTTCAACATCTGCAACGGCGGAACTTGTCGAAGGCGTCCGTTATGTTTTTTCTGAACCCTATTTACGAACGATTCTGTTCATCTTAATCATCATCAATTTTTTCTTTTTCGGCCCACTCTTAATGGGAATCCCGTTGTTAGTCGATGGTGTGCTGCACGGGCAAGCCCTTGATTTAAGTTATCTGCAAGGGGCGTATCAAATCGGGATGTTGCTCGGTGCTGCCTTCATAGGACTACGCAATATCAAAAGTCAGTCGATCCGCTTACTGCTTCTACTGATTGGTGGATTAGGCATCGGGTTAGGCACACTCGGTCAAATCACAACGGTCTTTCAAGGTGTCGTCCTGTTACTTATCATGGGGTTGATGTCCGCTGTCATCAATGTCTTACTCTTGACGACCATTCAAGCGACAAGTCAACAGCCGATGATGGGGCGTGTCATGAGTTTAGTGAATGCGGCATCGAACGGCTTAGTCCCGCTGTCGTACGCGTTAATCTCACTTTCGCTCTACTTTCATTTCACGATTGCATGGATACTCCTGTGTTGTGGCATCATGATCGTGATTACTGCTTGTTTTTTCTTCATACATTCAAGGAATGATCGTTAA